The genomic interval CGTTGGCCGTTTCGCCGCTCAGCATGAAATCCGTGCTGGCGAGCTATACGCTGAGCCTCGCCGTCTTCATCCCGATCAGCGGCTGGATGGCCGACAAGTTCGGCACCCGGCGCGTCTTCGCCTCGGCCATTGCCGTTTTCACGCTAGGCTCGTTCTTGTGCGGGCTGTCGAGCGACATTCATGTGCTCGTTGCGTGCCGCATCCTGCAGGGCTGCGGCGGCGCGATGATGGTGCCGGTCGGACGACTCACCCTGGTGCGGACCTTCCCGAAATCCCAGCTTGTGCGTGCGATGAGCTTCGTCGCCATTCCGGGTCTGATCGGCCCGATGCTCGGCCCGCTCGCCGGCGGCCTCGTGGTCGACTATTTCCACTGGCGGGCGATCTTCTTCCTCAACATCCCGGTCGGCATTATCGGTCTCGTGCTGGTCTATCTGCACCTGCCGGACTATCGCGAGCCGGACACCAAGCCGCTCGACCTCCTCGGTCTCATCCTGTTCGGCTCCGGCATCGCGCTCCTCTCCTATGTGCTCGAGATATTCGGCGAGCACACGCTGACCATGGGCGAGATTCTCGGCCTGCTGGCGATCTCGTTCGCTTTGATCTTCGGCTATGGGCTGCATGCGCAGCGGGCGCGCTATCCGCTGCTGGATCTGGGGCTCTTCCGCATCCGGACCTTCGCCGCGGCGGTTAGCGGCAGCTTCGTGACCCGCCTGGGCATCGGTGGCGTGCCGTTCCTCTTGCCGTTGCTCTATCAGGTCGGGCTCGGGCTCACGCCGATCCAGTCCGGCCTTCTCATCATGCCGCAGGCGATGGCGGCGATGAGCACGAAGGTCTTCATGCCGGCGGTCCTGAAGCGGATCGGCTATCGCGGCGTGCTGGTGTCGAATACCGTCGCGCTCGGCGTCCTCCTGATGCTGTTCGCGACCATCGTGCCCGGAACGCCGATCTGGCTGATCGTGGTGCAGGCCTTCCTGTACGGAGCGCTGACATCCACACAGTATACGAGCATGAATACGCTGGTGTATGCCGATGTGGGGCCGCGCGCGGCGAGCAATGCCAGTTCCATCGCCAGCACGATGCAGCAATTATCGCTCAGCTTCGGCGTCGCGGTGGCCGGCCTGACGACGGTGTTCTTCATTCCGCAAAGCCTGCGCGCGAATCCCGCCGACCTGATCCGTGGCCTGCACGAGGCCTTCCTCGTGCTCGGCGCCTTCACCATCCTGTCGACAGTCGTCTTCAGCCGGCTGAAAGCCGACGACGGCGCGGACGAGACGCAGCAGTCGGACATCCATCTCGGATGACGCGCCGCGGTGCCGCCGCTCAGGCGGCCGCGAGGAAGTCGGCCGCGATCTTGCGCGCCCGCGGCGATTCGTCGAGCAGCAGGTGGCCGGCTTCATCGATCATCGTCACGGTCGATCCGGGAATGGCTTGCCCCCAATGCCGCGCCAGGCCGGGCAACAGGATGTGATCCTTGCCGCCCCAGAGGATCAGCGTCGGCACGCCGAGGCGGGGCAAACGGCGGCGCATCTTGCGGTCGGCCGCTTCCATGTCGGCCAGCACCCGCCCGGTCGAGACGCGTTCGCGGGCGCGCTCGGCCATGAACGCGGCGTCCGCATCTTGCGGCCACCAGCGCGCGATGACGGCCGGATCGGCGACCAGGAGCTTGGGCACGTCCTCAGGCCGGATCGCGGCCCAATCCGGCGGTGGACATTCCGGCGCCAAGAGGCCCGCCGGCGCCGCCAGCACCAACCGGTTCACCATGGCGCGATGGGTCAGCGCGAACTCGGTTGCGAGCCTGCCACCGAGCGATGCTCCCGACAGCCCGAACCGTGTGAGGCCGAGCGCGGCGAACAGCGCGGTATAGTGCATCACATAATCGGCCGAGGACCCGATGTCCGGATCGTCGGCGCTTTCGCCGAAACCGGGGTGATAGGGCAGGATCACATGGAAACGGTCCAGCCAGTCGCGCGCCCATTCGAAGCCATGGAACGTGCCGCCGCCATGGAAGAAGACCACGGTCGGTCCCTTACCCGCGCTGTGGGCCACGCTGCGCACGCCGTCGACCACATATTCGTCGCGGGTGAATCCCTCGGTGCTGTAGCCCGTCATGGTTTTCGCCTCATACCGGCATGGGACTGCCGAAGATCAGTTTGCTCAAGGAGGTCGAGGTCACCGAATTGTCGACCTTCTCGGCATTGGCGCGGAACCCCGCCCGGTCCGCTTCGCGCTTCACCGGGTCTTTCTCCGACAGCGTGCGCTTGAAATTGGTGGCGAGCGGCGAGGTCACCTCGTGGAAGACGCGCTTGCGCTCCCTGGCATAGAAATCAAGCACATCTTCGCCGGCCCGCCCCTCGATGACCGCGGACAGAACGGCGCTGAGGCTGTCGGCGTCGATGATGCCGGTGGTAAGGCCGAGGCCGCCGCACGGGTTGCAGGCATGCGCCGCGTCGCCGGCCAGCAGCGCGCGCCCGACGCGGAAGCTCGGCGCGCAACGTTCCTGCACGCGATAGGGCGACCAGGCGACGATGCGATAGGGCTCCTTGCCGGGGAAGATGGCGGCGTAGTGCTCTGGGATGCGGGCGAAGACTTCGCCCTCCGCAAGCTCGGCGTCCTCGCCGTAGGTGACGCGCCAGAGATTCTCGCGCCCCAGTCGCGCCACCACCGCCCAGTTCACCGGATCGGCGATCATGTTGGCGAGCTCGAAGCCGTATTTCTCGAAGTCATATTCGACATTGGTGGCGACGAAGCGGTCGGGCCAGGTGTGTCCCTCGAACGGCAGGCCAAGCAGGGTGCGCACCGAACTGCGCGCGCCGTCGGTGCCCACCACCCAATCGGCGTGCAGCGTGCGTGGACCGTCCGGCGTCGCGACGTTCAGCGTCACGCCGCCCGCATCCTGCGACAGGCCGACGACCTTGTGGCTCCACAAGACCCGCGCGTTGCGCAGGCGCGCGAGATGGTCCGATACCAGCTTGGCCAGGATGTGCTGGCCGAAATGCAGATTGTGGTCATATTTGCTGCCGGGCGGCAGCGTGTTGCGCAGATCGGAGCGGATGATCTCGCCGCTGTCGAGAAAGCGCATCGAGAACCCCGTGCTGGGGAGCCCGATGGCTTCGGCATCCTCGAGTAGGCCGAGGCGGTCGATGAGCTCCAGAGTCGTCGGAAAATAGATCGCCGCGCGGGGCGAATTGTTGATGCCGGCTTCCGCCTCCAGCAGCGTGACGCGGATGCCTTTGCGCGCCAGGCCGAGCGCGGTGAGGAACCCCACCGGCCCGGCGCCCACCACGACCACATCGCTCCGCTCGGCCATCCGCTCCTCCCGTTATCTCTTGCGCGCCAGATAGGCGGCGATGGCGTTCAGTTCCGCATCGCTGATTTCCGTCTTGCGCATCGACGGCATGACGCTGATCCCATGGCGCACGGTCGCAATCACGAAATCCGCCGTCAGGTCGGTGCGCTGGTCGAGCCTTGCGGGCGGCTCACCGTGATACTTCGCCCGCAGCGCCAGCGTCCCCGGCGTGTCCGGCCCGTCGCCATGGCACTCCCAGCAATAGCGGCGGAAGACCTGTTCGCCGCGGGTGCCCGGAACGGCAATGTGCGCCCAGCCAGCACCGGGCACGGCACGCTGCGGCGTAGGCGCCAAGTGAGCGGCCAAAGCGGGCACGCCCGCCAGTGCCGCGAGCAGCACAGTCAGCGTCGCGCGCCTCACGACTTCTTCTCCCGCAGATGCTTCGGCCACACGCCATAGCGGCCGGCGGACAGGATGCCGTTGCGATCGATTGCGTCCTTCACCGCCTCGTGGAAGCGCAGCAGCGCGTGGTTGTTGAAGCTGTAGGTCGCCATCACGTCGTCCTGGAACGCCGGCGCCGTGCGGTATTCGCCATAGCCGTGCGCGGCGAGAATCTTGATCATCTCGCGGAAGCCGGCGCGGGTGCGCTTGTTCTTCTCCGGATCGTGGCTGACGGCCATCATTACCAGGATCACGAAGGTTCGCGCCCAACAGCCGATCGGCGGCGTCAGCACCGTGACCGGCAGTTCCAGGCGCTGCGCCGTCTTCTGGATCAGCTCATAGGCCTCGGTGATGCCTTCGCCGGTGCGCGGGATGATCGGCGAGCAGGTGATATGGCCTTCCGTCGGATCGGAATGCTCGCCGCGCGCTCCGATGGAGAAGATCGCCAGCGCCGGAATGCCGAAGGGCGACTTGCTCAGCATCCCCGTCAGGTCTTCGGCCTTGGGCGGCATGGCGATCACATCGCCGCCGGTGAAGCTGGCGCCCGCGATCGCGGACGCCTTCTTCTTGGTGTACTCCCACTGGGCCTTCACGACTTCGGCCGGGCCGTAATAGGACACCGTTACGGTCCAGAACGGCGTGTTGGTGCGTGCGGCATAGGCTTCCTGCTCAGCCACGCTCGCGTCGCTGGACGGCATGCCGGGCGGCCGCGGCATGGCGAAGCCGAGCGGCAGGAAGGGACTCGCGAACACCGGCATGCCCTGCATGGTCACGGTGTTCTCGAGATAGTTGATGACGTCGACCAGCGCGTTGATGTCGGCCTTTTTCGGCACGCCGATTACGCCGGCGATATACGCCTCCGGCGCGGGATAGAGCCAGATCCCCATCTTGGTGACGACGCCGAGGCTGGACTGCTTGAACAGCCCGTCCAGGAACGGCCCATAGCCGTATTTATTCTGCTGCCAGGTCCTGGCGCCGGGCAGCGCGCCCATGCCGGTTCGCAGCACCTCGCCGTCGGCCAGCACCACCTCCATGCCGCAATGGGAATCGAAGTGGTTGCGATACGAGGAATGCGTATAGCCGCCGCCATAGTCGAGCGCATTGCCGATCACGCTGCCCCAGCCCGGATCGGGACAATCGATCCAGAGGTTGAGCCCCCTGTCCTGGATGGCGCGGTAGAGGTCGAAATAGGTCACGCCCGGTTCGACCAGCGCATAGGCGTTGCGCTCGTCGATCTCCAGGATGCGGTTCATCCGCTTGAGGTCGAGCACCACGCTGCCCGACAGCACCGGCGCCGCGCCGCCATAGCCGAGATTCTTGCCGGTCGAGATCGGATAGATCGGAATGCGCTTCTCGTTGGCGATGCGCATCACAGCCTGGACCTCTTCCGCCGTGAACGGCGCGACGGCGGCGGACGCGATCCGCTCGTCGGGTTCGCTCCAGAGGATCGAATAGGCGTCACGATAGGGTTCGAGGTCCTCGTCGGAGGCGAACACCCAGTCCCGGCCCACGACCGCCTGGAACGCGGCGATGGCGGCGGCGAAATCCGCGGCGCTCATGCCGGGCGGCGTTCTCATGCGGCGACTCCCCGGCGTCCCGGCCTGGGCGCGATCGCCCAGGAGATCAGCAGGGACGCGCCGGGATGCTCTCGCTTGAACGCCACGCGCAGGCCGCGATCCATCGCCAGCCTTTCGAGGCAGAAGAACGCGCCATACGCCGTCAAACCGGAAACGGCGATCTTCTCGCGGCGCCACAGGAGATCGAGTTCGTTGTACGCGTTCGTGACGTCGCCCTCGATCCACGCGACGTATCGCCCGCCGCGCGCCGCCGTGGCGGCGAAGGCGCGGCTTGCCGCGAAGCGCCTGTCGGCGACGGCGATACCGGAAGACGGGACGGGTCCCGCTTCGGCGGCGACCACCGCCAGGCCGGCGATGGCCCCCCCGGCCGCGAGGACGTCGCGTCGGTCCCAAAGGTTCGCCCCGCGTCTCATGGCCTTCTGTCCCGCACGGTTCTTTGCCTGAGGAGATTTGTACTTTGCGGCGGCAGCGATTTCGCGCACGCTATACTTGAATCGGGCAATATTTGCGCCCAATATGGGCGATCATTCATCGTGTACATTGCGTCTCGTTCGTCCGCGTTGGGGCGGCGTCTGAACCGGATCCCCTCGGCGTCGCGGAAGATGGTACCGACATTTTCCGAGAGGGATGCACTATGAGCGAACTCGATACGCCCAACCGCGATCTTTCCTTGCTCGCCCCGAAATTCGCGGCCGTCGTCACGGCCGCCATCGCGGACTGCGCGACCAAAGGCCTGCCCGTGAAGATCAATGAGGGTTTCCGAAGCCAGGCCCGCCAGTCCTATCTCTATGAGCAGGGCCGCAGCCGGCCGGGCGACATCGTGACGAATGCGCCCACCAGCCTTACGAGCTGGCACGGCTACGGACTGGCGGTGGACGTGATCCATCAGACCAAGGCTTATTGGCCCTTCGGTCAGGGCGCGGCACACGCCGCGCAGAACGAGGACTGGTTCCGCCAGGTGGCGCAGGTGTTCAAGACGCATGACTGCTCGTGGGGCGGCGACTGGACGAAGCCCGACACGCCGCACATGCAATGGGGGCGTTGCCCCGCAAGCCCGACCGCGCATTTCAAGGAACTGTTCCAGACGAGCGGGAAGGAGGCCGTGTGGCGCGAACTCGGGGCGAGCGACGACGCCGCGCCGGCGGGACCGGCGCCGTGGATGACCTATCAAGGCACGCCGATCGTGCGGGTGGGAACGGCTTATAGTTATGTCACCAGCCGCGTCGCGATCGATGCGGACGGTTCGGCGCGGGCCTACCACCCGAACGACACCGGCCTCGACGCGCTGGCCAATGCCGGCTATCCGGACAAGGGGTGGCGCTCGGTGCTGGTCGTCGATCCGAACGATGCGAGCAGGCCCTTTGTCCAGCCCGGAGGTCCGACCGCTGGCTACTTCGTGAGCAAGACCTCGTTGCAGGATTCGACGCTGAAGGAGATCGATCCCCGGCGCTATGTGGATTCGGAAACCATTCCCTATGTCGTGTTTCCTGGCGCGTTCTACCGGATCACCGGCACGGGCCATTGGGGCGATCTCGTCATGGCGCGCAACCTCGACCGTCCCGGTCACGAAACGGCGGCGCTGGTCGCCGATGGCGGTCCGACCGACGACCCTTTGGGCGAGATGTCGATCGCGCTCGCGACGCGGCTGGGCGGCACCAATCCCAATCCGCGCAACGGCGCCGGCGCGCCGACGGGACGCATGCAATATGTCGTCTTTCCCGGATCGCACAACACGCCGCCCTGGCGGCGCGACCTCGCCGAGATGGAGACGGCGGCGCAGGCGCTGCTGGCTGGGATCGGCGGCTGGCCCGCGGTCTGAGTCCGGCTTACGGTCTGGCTTCGGCCTCATATTCGGCGATGGCTTCCTTCGCGATGCGAAAGGAGTCGACGCCGGCTGGGATACCGGCATAACAGGCGACCTGAAGGAAGATTTCCGCGATCTCGGTCTTGGTGAGGCCGTTGCGCAGCGCGGCCTTGACGTGGATCTTCAGTTCGTGCGGGCGGTTGAGGACGCTGATCATGGCGAGGTTGACGACGCTGCGGTCGCGGCGGGGCAGACCCTCGCGGCCCCAGATATAGCCCCAGCACGATTCGGTGGCCATCTCCTGCATCGGCATGGAGAAGGCGTCGGCGTTGGCCAGCGACTTCTCGACATATTCGGCGCCGAGGACCTCCTTGCGGATTTTGAGGCCCTTGTCGAACAGTTCCTTGATCATGTCGGATTTCCTTTTGTGGTTTTGCTGGAATCGAGCCCGGCCCAGCTTTCGACCAGCCGCGCCATCTCGGTGAAGTCGCTGTCGGGTCCGTAGACATTGTTGGCGATGGAGAGCATCTGGCGCACCGCGCTGCCGACGACCATGGGCACGCCCATGGCTTCGGCCTCCTCGACGCAGAGCCGCACATCCTTGAACGACAGGCCGGTGGCGAAGCCGAAGTCGAAGGTCCGCGGCAGGACGGACTTCGGCCATTTGTCCTGCGTCGCGCTGCTGCGTCCGCTGGAGACGTTCAGCACGTCGATCATCAATTTGGGATCGAGGCCGGCCTTGATGCCCATCGCCATGCCTTCCGCCGTGATGGCGATGGCGCAGGCGCCCATCAGATTGTTGGCGAGCTTCATAGTCTGTCCAAGGCCGGGCGTCTCGCCCATGAAGAACAGCTTGCCCAAATTCCGGAGGATGCTTTCGATCCCGTCATAGGTCGCGCGGGGGCCCGACACCATCACGGCGAGAGTGCCCTGCTCGGCGCCCTTGATGCCGCCGGAGACCGGCGCGTCGAGCATGACGATATCCTTGGCCGCGAGCGCCGCCGCGACGGCGGCCGTGACGCGCGGGCCGGTGGTCGAAAGATCGACGAAGGTCTTGATCGTCTTGCCCCTGGCGACGCTCGATGCGACGTCCTGGACGATGGCGGGGGAGGGCAGGCTGGCGAACACGAACTCCGCCGCATCGGCGACAGCGGCCGGCGTGGGCGCGGACGTCGCACCGCGCCGAACGAGCGACGCGACGGCCTCTTCGCTGACATCGTAGACCGTCACCTTATGCCCGGCATCGACCAGCCGCCCGCACATGCGCGAGCCCATCCGCCCCAGTCCGATGAATCCTATGGTTTCGCTCATATCTTCAGCCCTTCGGTTCGGCATCGAGACGCACCACGCCGGCGAGACCGTCCCTGGCCAGCGGATAGCGCGCGAGCACCAGGGGATCGTGGCCCGGCACGATATGCGCCTGCGAGCTCGCGAGCTTTCGGATGGTCGAGAATGCCTCGAGATAGTCGTCGACGTCGACCACGATCGGGAAGGGGTGGGCGCGCTCCATATTGGCGTAAAGATGCGCGGCATCCGACGCCAGTACGACGAAGCCGCGCCGCGTCTTCACGCGCGTCACCTGCAGGCCTTTGGTGTGGCCGCCGACCTTGTGCAGGGTGATCCCCGGCGCCAGCTCGGACGCACCGTCATGGAACCGCACCCGGCCGTCGAAGACGTTATGCACCATCTGCGCGGCGTGCTCGGCTTCGAAGGCGCCGCGCAGCGCGGCGTGGCACATCGACCGGCCGGTGACGTAAGCCATCTCCGCGTCCTGGATGTGGAAGCGCGCCTTGGGGAAGAGCGGCAGGTTGCCGGCGTGGTCGTAATGCATGTGCGACAGGATCACGTCGCCGACCGCGGCGGGATCGACGCCGATCGCCTTCAATCCGTCGGCCACGGGGCGCGTGATCTGGCGGCCGCGCTTCTTCGCCATATCGGGGGCGAAGCCCGTGTCGAGCACGAAAGTCCGATCCTCGCCGACGATGGCCCAGACGTAATAGTCCAGCGGCATGTCGCCGTCCTCGTGAGGATCGCCGCCGAGGAAGTTCTCATGGGCCTTGCGGTCGTGATGGCCGTAGTGGATGGCGTAGATATCGTAGCAGTCCGACATCGCTTCACGCTTCGACGATGCGGATCGGGACCTTTATGGGTCCGTGTCCGATGGTGGTCATCCAGGGCTCGGGCTCGCCGGCCGGTTCGATCCGCCCCACGCGTCTGACGATCGCGCCAAGGAGCGCGTCGGCTTCAGCCTGGGCGAGGGCCTTTCCGACGCACATATGGATTCCCTGGCCCCATCCCACTTGTCCGCGCAGGTCGCGTCGGATGTCGTAGCGTTCGGGGTTGTCCCACTTGCGCGGATCGCGGTTGGCGGCGGAGAACATCAGGCCGCAGCGTGTGCCTTCGGGGATGACGTAATCGTCGATCTGCACATCGGTCTTGGCGATGCGTCCGGCCATGCGCGACGGGGAATCCCAGCGCAGGGCCTCGTCGAAGGCGTTGCGCAGGAGGGAGGGATCGGCGCGCAGGGCCTGGTACTGCTCGGGGAATTGCGCGAAGGCGTTGAGCGCATTGGCCATGGTGATGACGGTGGTGTCGGCGCCGGCGGAGAGGATGGTGAGGGTCAGGAGCTTGGCGTCCTGCTCGCTGATCTCGCCGCGGTCGGCGGCGGCGTACATCTCGCCGCCCAGGCTGTCGGGTCTTATGCTCTCGCGGCTGCAGGCTTTATCGACCCATGCGAAGCTGTCGCCGGCCTGTGCCATGGCGGCATCGAAGAGTTCGTTGGCGGGCCCCATCGTGGCCCACACCGCGTTGCCGAAAGGCGTCATGGCCTCGCGGCCTTCCTGTGGCAGGCCCATGAGATCGGGCAGGACCTTGTGGACATAGCGGGCGGTGATATCGGCGACGGCGTCGACGGTCTGGCCGGCGCGGGTCATGAGGTCGTCGACCAGGATCTCGGCCTCGCGGCTGAAGGCGTCTTCCATCTGCTTCATCGCCTTGGGCGACAGCGCCCGGCCGATCACGGCGCGCACCCGGGTGTGACGGGGCGGATCGTCGGTGAGGAGGATCTCCGGGCGGACCGAGTTGGGATCGTGCCAGGGGCGCGAGGTGCTGGAGAACGCCTTCCAGTCGACCAAGCCCTTGGCGACATGCTCGTGGCGGCCGAGCATCGCGATGTTTTCGCGTTCGAGATAGACCACGGGAGCCATCTCGCGGATGGCGTCGTCGACGGCGCGGGCATTGCGGACGGACTCGGCGCTGAAGAGGTCGATATCGGTGGAGGGGAGGGCCATGGCGCTATCTCCGGAACGGGAAGGTCAGCAGGAAGAGGACCAGCTTGAAGTCCAGCAGTCCGAGACCTTTGCGGAACTCGGCGGGGGAGAGCTTGGCGGTCATCGGCATGGCGCCGAAGATCTTGCCCTTGATGACGAGAAGATCGCCGTCGCGCTCGATGGCGCTGACGTTCATGAGCTCGGATCTGTCGGCAGCGGTGAGCTTCATTTCCGCATGCCGATCTTGTCGAAATCGATCTTCAGGTCCTCGCACATCCGCATGGCGGCAGCACGTCCGGCGCCGAAAACGCCGCCGCCGGGATGCTGGAAGGGTCCGACGAGATAGAGCCGCTCGCAGCCCGGCACCACGTTCATGCCCAGATCGGGCGTCGGTCGATGCGCGCCGGACTGGTAGGTGGTGGAGGCGACGCCGTGCAGATCGCCATGCTGGAAGCTGGCGGAAGTGCGCTCCATGTCGAGCGGGCTGTCGCATAGATAGGCGATGATGTTCTCCGGCCCGACATTCGAGATGTAATTGCCCATATGCGCCAGCATGCGCTCGGCATAGGCCTTCTTCGCGCGGTCCCAATCCAGGCCGTCGGCGCGCTTGTAGGGGACATAGTCCCAGACATGCATGGTCGCCTTGCCGGCGGGAGCGCGCGACGGATCGTGCATCGAGATCGAGCCGAGGCCGATCAGCGGCGGATCGGTGAAGCCGCCATAGCGTAGATTGTCGAAGCTCTTGCGCAGGGCGTTGTAGGAATTGGGCAGCAGCTCGATCATCACCGCCTTGACGTGGTCGCCGGCGCGGAACTTCAGCGGCTCGTTGAGGGCGGCATGGACGGTGATGCAGCCCATCTCGGAGATCTGGGTGGCCTCGGCGTCATGAATCACCGTGGGATCGAGACCCGAGACCATCTTGCCCAACAGGTGGGGATGGATGGCGCCGATGACGCCGTCCTTGGCCCTGTACTCGCGGCCGTCGCGCGTTGCGATGCCGTTGGCGCGGCCGTTCTTGGTCGTCACCGTGGCGACGTCGACATTGGCGAGGACTTCGCCGCCATTGGATTGGATGGAGGCGATGAGGGCCTCGGTGAGCTTGCCGGAGCCGCCGAGGGGCACGCCGATGCCATAGGCTTCGAGGAAACCGACGAAGACGAAGGGTCCCATGCCGGTGGCCTTCTCGTCGGGCGAGACGAGGTTCTCGCCGGCGATCCTCCCGAAATGCATGATGACCTTCTCGTTCTCGAACAGGCCGGTGAGCAGGTCGTGGCAGGAGAGCTGCATGATGCGCCACATCTCGCGGCCCTCGCGGCTCTGGTCCATCATGGCATAGGAGGCGCCGAGCGGCACCGGCGGGGAATAGAGCTGCGACTGGATCATCGGCAGGAACGTCTTGGCCATATCGGCGAAGCCTCGGAACGCTTCGGCGTCCTTCTTGGAGAACTTGGCGATGTCGGCGACGGTGCGCTCGCGGTCGCGGTACATGCCGAGCGTGGTGCCGTCCTCGAACACGCTGACCATCGGCATGTCGGGGAAGACGTAGCGCAACCCGAACTTGGATTTGAGGCCGAGATCGTCGTTCTTCAGCAGCGGATTGCCCTGGATGAAGATGTGGGCCATCGAATGCTGGTCGTGCCGGAAGCCGGGCACGGTGAGCTCGCGGGTGACGACGCCGCCGCCGTGCCAGGCGTTGCGCTCCAGGACCAGGACCTTT from Rhizomicrobium sp. carries:
- a CDS encoding M15 family metallopeptidase, translating into MSELDTPNRDLSLLAPKFAAVVTAAIADCATKGLPVKINEGFRSQARQSYLYEQGRSRPGDIVTNAPTSLTSWHGYGLAVDVIHQTKAYWPFGQGAAHAAQNEDWFRQVAQVFKTHDCSWGGDWTKPDTPHMQWGRCPASPTAHFKELFQTSGKEAVWRELGASDDAAPAGPAPWMTYQGTPIVRVGTAYSYVTSRVAIDADGSARAYHPNDTGLDALANAGYPDKGWRSVLVVDPNDASRPFVQPGGPTAGYFVSKTSLQDSTLKEIDPRRYVDSETIPYVVFPGAFYRITGTGHWGDLVMARNLDRPGHETAALVADGGPTDDPLGEMSIALATRLGGTNPNPRNGAGAPTGRMQYVVFPGSHNTPPWRRDLAEMETAAQALLAGIGGWPAV
- a CDS encoding NAD(P)-dependent oxidoreductase; amino-acid sequence: MSETIGFIGLGRMGSRMCGRLVDAGHKVTVYDVSEEAVASLVRRGATSAPTPAAVADAAEFVFASLPSPAIVQDVASSVARGKTIKTFVDLSTTGPRVTAAVAAALAAKDIVMLDAPVSGGIKGAEQGTLAVMVSGPRATYDGIESILRNLGKLFFMGETPGLGQTMKLANNLMGACAIAITAEGMAMGIKAGLDPKLMIDVLNVSSGRSSATQDKWPKSVLPRTFDFGFATGLSFKDVRLCVEEAEAMGVPMVVGSAVRQMLSIANNVYGPDSDFTEMARLVESWAGLDSSKTTKGNPT
- a CDS encoding FAD-binding oxidoreductase, translated to MRTPPGMSAADFAAAIAAFQAVVGRDWVFASDEDLEPYRDAYSILWSEPDERIASAAVAPFTAEEVQAVMRIANEKRIPIYPISTGKNLGYGGAAPVLSGSVVLDLKRMNRILEIDERNAYALVEPGVTYFDLYRAIQDRGLNLWIDCPDPGWGSVIGNALDYGGGYTHSSYRNHFDSHCGMEVVLADGEVLRTGMGALPGARTWQQNKYGYGPFLDGLFKQSSLGVVTKMGIWLYPAPEAYIAGVIGVPKKADINALVDVINYLENTVTMQGMPVFASPFLPLGFAMPRPPGMPSSDASVAEQEAYAARTNTPFWTVTVSYYGPAEVVKAQWEYTKKKASAIAGASFTGGDVIAMPPKAEDLTGMLSKSPFGIPALAIFSIGARGEHSDPTEGHITCSPIIPRTGEGITEAYELIQKTAQRLELPVTVLTPPIGCWARTFVILVMMAVSHDPEKNKRTRAGFREMIKILAAHGYGEYRTAPAFQDDVMATYSFNNHALLRFHEAVKDAIDRNGILSAGRYGVWPKHLREKKS
- a CDS encoding N-acyl homoserine lactonase family protein; translation: MSDCYDIYAIHYGHHDRKAHENFLGGDPHEDGDMPLDYYVWAIVGEDRTFVLDTGFAPDMAKKRGRQITRPVADGLKAIGVDPAAVGDVILSHMHYDHAGNLPLFPKARFHIQDAEMAYVTGRSMCHAALRGAFEAEHAAQMVHNVFDGRVRFHDGASELAPGITLHKVGGHTKGLQVTRVKTRRGFVVLASDAAHLYANMERAHPFPIVVDVDDYLEAFSTIRKLASSQAHIVPGHDPLVLARYPLARDGLAGVVRLDAEPKG
- a CDS encoding c-type cytochrome produces the protein MRRATLTVLLAALAGVPALAAHLAPTPQRAVPGAGWAHIAVPGTRGEQVFRRYCWECHGDGPDTPGTLALRAKYHGEPPARLDQRTDLTADFVIATVRHGISVMPSMRKTEISDAELNAIAAYLARKR
- a CDS encoding DHA2 family efflux MFS transporter permease subunit → MPWLVAVAFFMESLDTTILNTAVPVISKALAVSPLSMKSVLASYTLSLAVFIPISGWMADKFGTRRVFASAIAVFTLGSFLCGLSSDIHVLVACRILQGCGGAMMVPVGRLTLVRTFPKSQLVRAMSFVAIPGLIGPMLGPLAGGLVVDYFHWRAIFFLNIPVGIIGLVLVYLHLPDYREPDTKPLDLLGLILFGSGIALLSYVLEIFGEHTLTMGEILGLLAISFALIFGYGLHAQRARYPLLDLGLFRIRTFAAAVSGSFVTRLGIGGVPFLLPLLYQVGLGLTPIQSGLLIMPQAMAAMSTKVFMPAVLKRIGYRGVLVSNTVALGVLLMLFATIVPGTPIWLIVVQAFLYGALTSTQYTSMNTLVYADVGPRAASNASSIASTMQQLSLSFGVAVAGLTTVFFIPQSLRANPADLIRGLHEAFLVLGAFTILSTVVFSRLKADDGADETQQSDIHLG
- a CDS encoding carboxymuconolactone decarboxylase family protein; this encodes MIKELFDKGLKIRKEVLGAEYVEKSLANADAFSMPMQEMATESCWGYIWGREGLPRRDRSVVNLAMISVLNRPHELKIHVKAALRNGLTKTEIAEIFLQVACYAGIPAGVDSFRIAKEAIAEYEAEARP
- a CDS encoding cytochrome P450; translation: MALPSTDIDLFSAESVRNARAVDDAIREMAPVVYLERENIAMLGRHEHVAKGLVDWKAFSSTSRPWHDPNSVRPEILLTDDPPRHTRVRAVIGRALSPKAMKQMEDAFSREAEILVDDLMTRAGQTVDAVADITARYVHKVLPDLMGLPQEGREAMTPFGNAVWATMGPANELFDAAMAQAGDSFAWVDKACSRESIRPDSLGGEMYAAADRGEISEQDAKLLTLTILSAGADTTVITMANALNAFAQFPEQYQALRADPSLLRNAFDEALRWDSPSRMAGRIAKTDVQIDDYVIPEGTRCGLMFSAANRDPRKWDNPERYDIRRDLRGQVGWGQGIHMCVGKALAQAEADALLGAIVRRVGRIEPAGEPEPWMTTIGHGPIKVPIRIVEA
- a CDS encoding alpha/beta hydrolase: MTGYSTEGFTRDEYVVDGVRSVAHSAGKGPTVVFFHGGGTFHGFEWARDWLDRFHVILPYHPGFGESADDPDIGSSADYVMHYTALFAALGLTRFGLSGASLGGRLATEFALTHRAMVNRLVLAAPAGLLAPECPPPDWAAIRPEDVPKLLVADPAVIARWWPQDADAAFMAERARERVSTGRVLADMEAADRKMRRRLPRLGVPTLILWGGKDHILLPGLARHWGQAIPGSTVTMIDEAGHLLLDESPRARKIAADFLAAA
- a CDS encoding FAD-dependent oxidoreductase yields the protein MAERSDVVVVGAGPVGFLTALGLARKGIRVTLLEAEAGINNSPRAAIYFPTTLELIDRLGLLEDAEAIGLPSTGFSMRFLDSGEIIRSDLRNTLPPGSKYDHNLHFGQHILAKLVSDHLARLRNARVLWSHKVVGLSQDAGGVTLNVATPDGPRTLHADWVVGTDGARSSVRTLLGLPFEGHTWPDRFVATNVEYDFEKYGFELANMIADPVNWAVVARLGRENLWRVTYGEDAELAEGEVFARIPEHYAAIFPGKEPYRIVAWSPYRVQERCAPSFRVGRALLAGDAAHACNPCGGLGLTTGIIDADSLSAVLSAVIEGRAGEDVLDFYARERKRVFHEVTSPLATNFKRTLSEKDPVKREADRAGFRANAEKVDNSVTSTSLSKLIFGSPMPV